In Sphingobacterium sp. PCS056, the following proteins share a genomic window:
- a CDS encoding WG repeat-containing protein yields MILFLINSAQSTWNLKLFLFHFALFFGFVFSAQAQTELYRFGQEGRRMAPFRNGFAKIIDKDNTYYIDTLGNSLILAEETSIEFNDTYAIEDYKRELAAHPQLFPKTVLKYLKDKKMGIISPKGDVLLEAEYDDIDIQFRDFWKIKRDGKVSLLFVDKTQLPFFDEIGYLEGDYFDVKQHGKWYLFSRSHNKIMTKNGYDGFDYCGGCGHRQSYLYAQKDGKWGVIDWNEHILIPFEYEHHHMGMRSDNWISSFSKGGKSLVIHIPTQKEFVDTELFMRLLIAKKNNLYGAYGQDGELKIPFEFERIELPNDNSFNGYYGEYLITTKQHKKGVVDLKGTVILPNIYDEVKVYDDYLVTKKQQITSLLNPNRQVVFKIEHGDITHVNDYFYSSGSHGLAIFKIKKRAFYGLYIPQTNTFIDPQYYHIQFFDFKNPDRQKKYLIAEKNKLFSFFDTNGQLLLSDVEGISELYHGPEHIIAFIKNGKTGLYDLDLNKEMIQAIYESIDILNLGKQDYIKANMHILENERIDEFDTQISHLFDLKGTKVVGADIKQIDTIDSKRSLVKIRNGNKMSYLLMNLENLKGEELNYHAVYRMNSAQVLLVSEDDKIGKLYDMTSHQELKGSYSLTFVKQGYLPQNSGKETVIMPYKNGMALIHNENGYGYINEEGRIVVAPQYVWAFDFVGNAALVCQSENSDPRALMFKMGLINKKGTIIFPLEYDLTNSRLNHQESFFLDHAVILPKVNGYDQYYGLGDLHSGKLLLPVEYTQIRSIQNGQYLLLQKNNKFGISDVQGKIIIPVELEEILFDAPSYFDTHTDTPSDIFPLLVYRNNTWRYILKNGDLLPFQLGVK; encoded by the coding sequence ATGATATTATTCTTAATTAATAGCGCACAGAGTACCTGGAATTTGAAGCTTTTTTTATTCCATTTTGCTTTATTCTTTGGCTTCGTATTTTCAGCCCAAGCACAGACCGAGTTATATCGGTTTGGACAGGAGGGGAGGCGTATGGCACCCTTTAGAAATGGATTTGCAAAAATAATAGATAAGGATAATACGTACTATATAGATACCCTTGGAAATAGCCTTATACTGGCAGAAGAAACCTCCATTGAGTTTAACGATACCTATGCAATAGAAGATTATAAACGGGAGTTGGCAGCCCATCCACAGCTATTTCCCAAAACTGTACTAAAATATTTAAAAGACAAAAAAATGGGTATCATATCTCCCAAAGGTGATGTTTTGCTTGAAGCAGAATATGATGATATAGATATTCAATTTCGTGATTTTTGGAAAATAAAACGTGATGGTAAAGTAAGTTTATTATTTGTTGATAAAACGCAATTGCCTTTTTTTGATGAAATTGGTTACTTGGAAGGCGATTATTTTGACGTCAAACAACATGGGAAATGGTACTTATTTAGTCGGTCGCACAATAAAATAATGACTAAAAATGGTTACGATGGCTTTGATTATTGTGGAGGTTGTGGTCATCGTCAGTCTTATCTTTATGCACAAAAAGATGGAAAATGGGGTGTTATAGATTGGAATGAGCATATCTTGATTCCGTTTGAATATGAGCATCATCATATGGGTATGCGCAGTGATAATTGGATTTCTTCCTTTTCAAAAGGGGGTAAGTCGCTTGTTATACATATTCCTACCCAAAAGGAATTTGTCGATACTGAACTCTTCATGAGATTACTGATTGCCAAAAAAAACAATCTTTACGGCGCATATGGTCAAGATGGTGAGTTGAAAATTCCGTTTGAATTTGAACGTATTGAACTTCCTAATGATAATTCTTTTAACGGCTACTATGGAGAATATCTCATTACGACAAAACAACATAAAAAAGGAGTGGTAGACTTGAAGGGAACCGTAATATTACCTAACATATACGATGAGGTCAAAGTATACGATGATTATTTAGTTACTAAGAAGCAACAGATCACCTCCCTTTTAAACCCGAATCGACAGGTCGTTTTTAAAATAGAACATGGTGATATAACACATGTCAATGACTATTTTTACTCATCGGGGAGCCATGGATTAGCTATTTTTAAAATCAAGAAAAGAGCTTTTTATGGATTGTACATTCCACAAACAAATACTTTTATAGATCCTCAATATTACCATATCCAATTTTTTGATTTTAAAAATCCAGACCGTCAAAAAAAATACCTGATTGCCGAGAAAAATAAATTGTTCAGTTTTTTTGATACAAACGGTCAATTGTTATTAAGTGATGTAGAAGGAATTTCTGAGTTATACCATGGACCTGAACATATAATCGCCTTTATAAAGAATGGGAAAACTGGCCTATATGATCTGGATTTGAACAAGGAGATGATTCAGGCTATTTACGAAAGTATCGATATCTTAAATTTAGGAAAACAAGATTATATTAAAGCGAATATGCATATTCTTGAAAATGAAAGAATTGATGAGTTTGATACTCAAATCAGTCATTTATTTGACCTAAAAGGCACAAAAGTAGTAGGAGCGGATATCAAGCAGATCGATACCATCGATAGCAAAAGATCTCTGGTAAAGATTAGAAACGGTAATAAAATGAGCTATCTTTTAATGAATCTGGAAAATTTAAAAGGTGAAGAACTAAATTATCATGCTGTGTATCGCATGAATTCAGCTCAGGTTTTATTGGTGTCCGAAGATGATAAAATAGGAAAGCTCTATGATATGACGTCTCATCAGGAGCTGAAAGGATCATATAGCCTAACATTTGTAAAACAAGGGTACTTACCTCAGAATTCAGGTAAGGAAACCGTCATTATGCCATATAAAAATGGTATGGCTTTGATACATAATGAAAACGGCTATGGATATATCAATGAAGAAGGTCGAATCGTTGTCGCTCCGCAATATGTATGGGCTTTTGATTTTGTAGGAAATGCTGCTTTAGTATGCCAATCCGAAAATTCGGATCCGAGAGCATTAATGTTTAAAATGGGGCTTATCAATAAAAAGGGAACCATCATATTCCCTTTGGAATATGATCTGACCAATTCGAGATTAAACCATCAAGAATCTTTCTTCCTTGATCATGCTGTCATATTACCAAAAGTAAATGGCTATGATCAATATTATGGTCTTGGGGATTTGCATAGCGGTAAGCTACTGCTTCCCGTTGAATATACCCAAATCCGATCTATTCAGAATGGACAATATCTCCTGCTTCAAAAAAATAATAAATTTGGGATATCAGATGTTCAAGGTAAGATTATTATCCCAGTCGAGTTGGAAGAAATTCTATTTGATGCACCATCATATTTTGATACTCATACAGATACTCCTTCAGATATTTTTCCTCTACTCGTTTATCGAAATAATACCTGGAGATATATATTAAAAAATGGAGATTTGCTCCCTTTTCAGTTAGGAGTAAAGTAG
- a CDS encoding WG repeat-containing protein, with amino-acid sequence MKHLLPIFFLLLPFFGYSQTVQIVESMGFERSISPLIKVKKEKKDFFYHLAGNHWIDDVEEHAADLFVVIKDGYYGVLHEDGDLIVPIAYDEIELATAYDGQWHKGKQYDYKYLVLKKNGKTGVADENGKIIVPVQFQKAEVINKNIIGVADDHLWGWVSALNGQILQRPQYEYITSFLSDEFVEIRTHDKSGLAKINGELIVPVEYDSHLQYIKGDGQTYIKGKKGTQLDLMDTNGNVLLSGYTDYKIIDGSKWLIFKQGNHYGVVDPISKKVIIKNEFEQLDSFIRNLGIAKKASGYGVIDINDKTILPFDYEEIRVLAANGNHKYSSSPVIGMSDLIFDANITEQVKQRLAYEVQIEQAPYFFEVTKNGKTGICNWDGKTIIPLGKYQNIKFHYYNGKTFFLVGSHQNSGIVDENGMEILPVHYSFDDGYQYSASGIENQFDISQRFITFSDGKAGEHHALKIGLFDLETKKVLISPHEQQITLFNKDLILVRKLVSNYHYQFSIYHIGQDKIRTFDNTVTDIRLVNDHFLLVEHHDKSLELTDTDGKLVYSNTNWTSDGSYDLIRFPNYEKYPNGRFYHGLKKIYAKEGNLFIDTVGNEKCFEEYDQVDDFYEGYAIAAKKIIDKENYSGFKYQRGMIDLKGNIVVPFEYEQVLTTGKESDILIFSKLNQQIMVRRDGQIILGPGYQDLEVGGAYLNFTFAKGDKYGLADWSGKILVEPLYDEIRRNYEGEDKTWPLLVKEGEWYYFVGRDGQKYAIKSKEKRY; translated from the coding sequence ATGAAACATCTTCTTCCTATATTCTTTCTGCTATTACCTTTTTTTGGATATTCACAAACTGTTCAGATCGTAGAATCAATGGGCTTTGAGCGGTCCATTTCACCACTAATCAAAGTTAAAAAAGAAAAGAAGGATTTTTTTTATCATTTAGCAGGCAATCATTGGATAGATGATGTAGAAGAGCACGCGGCAGATTTGTTTGTTGTGATTAAGGATGGTTATTATGGAGTGCTACACGAAGATGGAGATCTGATTGTTCCTATAGCGTATGATGAGATCGAACTTGCTACAGCTTATGATGGACAGTGGCATAAGGGAAAGCAATACGATTATAAATACCTGGTGCTAAAAAAGAATGGAAAGACCGGAGTTGCTGATGAAAATGGGAAAATTATTGTTCCGGTCCAATTTCAGAAAGCTGAAGTAATTAATAAAAATATTATTGGTGTTGCTGATGATCATCTGTGGGGATGGGTTTCCGCTCTTAATGGTCAAATTTTGCAAAGACCTCAATATGAGTATATAACAAGTTTCTTGTCTGATGAGTTTGTGGAGATACGCACACACGATAAAAGTGGGTTGGCCAAGATAAATGGTGAGCTCATCGTACCTGTCGAGTATGATAGTCATCTCCAGTACATCAAAGGGGATGGACAGACCTATATTAAGGGGAAAAAAGGTACACAACTTGATCTCATGGATACCAATGGCAACGTATTGCTTTCTGGATATACGGATTACAAAATCATTGACGGTTCTAAATGGTTGATTTTTAAACAGGGAAATCATTATGGTGTTGTTGATCCAATTTCCAAAAAAGTAATCATAAAAAATGAATTTGAACAGCTGGATTCATTTATTAGAAACCTTGGAATAGCAAAAAAAGCAAGTGGTTATGGCGTTATTGATATCAATGATAAGACAATTTTGCCTTTTGATTATGAGGAGATCCGCGTATTAGCTGCCAATGGGAATCATAAATACAGTTCCAGTCCAGTGATCGGGATGTCTGATCTTATTTTTGACGCAAATATAACGGAACAAGTCAAGCAAAGATTAGCTTATGAAGTCCAGATTGAGCAAGCTCCATATTTTTTTGAAGTGACTAAAAATGGAAAAACAGGTATCTGTAACTGGGATGGAAAAACCATTATTCCATTGGGGAAATATCAGAACATCAAGTTCCACTATTATAACGGGAAGACTTTTTTCTTAGTCGGATCTCATCAAAACTCAGGAATCGTAGATGAAAATGGAATGGAAATCTTACCGGTGCACTATAGTTTCGATGATGGTTACCAATATTCAGCATCGGGAATAGAAAATCAATTTGATATATCGCAACGTTTTATCACATTTTCAGATGGAAAAGCGGGCGAACATCATGCTTTAAAAATAGGATTGTTTGATTTGGAGACTAAGAAAGTATTGATCTCTCCGCATGAACAACAAATCACGCTCTTTAATAAGGATCTTATTCTTGTCCGCAAATTAGTTTCTAATTATCACTACCAGTTTTCGATCTATCATATTGGACAGGATAAGATCCGTACATTTGACAATACGGTCACAGATATACGTTTAGTAAACGACCATTTCTTATTGGTTGAACATCACGATAAATCTTTGGAATTAACCGATACGGATGGAAAATTGGTGTATTCCAATACCAATTGGACATCCGATGGTAGTTACGATTTGATCCGCTTTCCCAATTATGAAAAATATCCCAATGGTAGATTTTATCATGGCTTAAAAAAAATATATGCCAAAGAAGGAAATCTTTTTATCGATACCGTGGGAAATGAAAAATGCTTTGAAGAGTACGATCAAGTCGATGATTTTTATGAAGGTTATGCCATAGCAGCTAAAAAAATCATCGATAAAGAAAATTACTCAGGCTTTAAATATCAGCGCGGAATGATTGACTTAAAAGGCAACATCGTAGTTCCTTTTGAATATGAACAGGTATTGACCACTGGTAAAGAATCTGACATATTGATCTTCAGTAAACTGAATCAGCAGATCATGGTCAGACGTGATGGTCAGATTATACTCGGTCCTGGATATCAGGATCTCGAAGTTGGTGGTGCATATCTGAATTTTACTTTTGCAAAAGGCGATAAGTATGGACTGGCTGATTGGTCAGGTAAAATTTTGGTAGAACCGTTGTATGATGAGATCCGTCGAAATTATGAAGGTGAAGATAAAACATGGCCGCTGTTGGTAAAGGAAGGAGAATGGTATTATTTTGTTGGTAGAGACGGACAGAAATATGCTATTAAATCAAAAGAGAAACGGTACTAA
- a CDS encoding bleomycin resistance protein encodes MRDKQVTVDYYINKLGFQTFGNEFEDYLMVYKDQIEIHFFKFTDLDPKENYGQVYIRTDDIDAVYQTLLDNHIAIHPNGHLAVKPWGQKEFSLLDPDNNLLTFGQQI; translated from the coding sequence ATGAGAGATAAGCAGGTAACAGTTGACTATTACATCAACAAACTCGGTTTTCAAACTTTTGGAAATGAATTTGAGGATTATTTAATGGTCTATAAGGATCAGATCGAGATTCATTTTTTTAAGTTTACAGATCTTGATCCTAAAGAAAACTATGGTCAGGTATATATTAGGACGGATGATATAGATGCTGTTTACCAGACCTTATTGGATAACCACATTGCCATCCACCCAAATGGTCATTTAGCAGTGAAGCCTTGGGGACAAAAAGAATTTTCTTTGCTCGATCCCGATAACAATTTACTGACTTT